The following are encoded in a window of Anas platyrhynchos isolate ZD024472 breed Pekin duck chromosome 30, IASCAAS_PekinDuck_T2T, whole genome shotgun sequence genomic DNA:
- the LOC139999933 gene encoding olfactory receptor 14C36-like: protein MSNSSSITEFLLPAFADTWELQLLHFALFLGIYLAALLGNGLILTAVACDHRLHTPMYFFLLNLALLDLGCISTTVPKAMANSLWDTRAISYSACVSQVFLFSFLISAEYFLLTVMSYVDGYVAICKPLHYGSLLGSRACAQMAAAAWGCGAFYALLHTANTFSLSLCRGNTLDQFFCEIPQILKISCSQSYLRSFWVLVIGVWLAFGCFVFILFSYVQIFRVVLRMPSEQGQHKAFSTCLPHLFVVSLFISTCFFAYLKPPSISSPSLNLVMAVLYSVMPPTLNPLIYSMRNRELKWAIRKVTSWMFLNSDKFPLFFQK, encoded by the coding sequence atgtccaacagcagctccatcaccgagttcctcctcccggcattcgcagacacgtgggagctgcagctcctgcacttcgcgctcttcctgggcatctacctggctgccctcctgggcaacggcctcatcctcaccgctgtagcctgcgaccaccgcctccacacccccatgtacttcttcctcctcaacctcgccctcctcgacctgggctgcatctccaccactgtccccaaagccatggccaattccctctgggacaccagggccatttcctactCGGCATGTGTTTCacaggtctttcttttttcctttctgatatcagcagagtattttcttctcactgtcatgtcctATGTAGAtggctacgttgccatctgcaagcccctgcactatgggagcctcctgggcagcagagcttgtgcccagatggcagcagctgcctggggctgtggggctttctatgctctgctgcacactgccaatacattttccctgtccctctgcagaggaaataccctggaccagttcttctgtgagatcccccagatcctgaAGATCTCCTGCTCACAGTCCTACCTGAGGAGTTTTTGGGTGCTTGTGATTGGTGTCTGGTTAGcatttggctgttttgttttcattcttttttcttatgtgcagatcttcagggttgtgctgaggatgccctcagaGCAGGGGcaacacaaagccttttccacatgcctccctcacctatttgtggtctccctgtttatCAGCACCTGCTtctttgcctacctgaagcccccctccatctcctctccatccctaaACCTGGTgatggcagttctgtactcagtgatgcCTCCAACATTGaatcccctcatctacagcatgagaaacaggGAGCTCAAGTGGGCTATTAGGAAAGTGACTTCATGGATGTTTCTGAATAGTGacaaatttcccctctttttccagaaatga